From Peromyscus maniculatus bairdii isolate BWxNUB_F1_BW_parent chromosome 8, HU_Pman_BW_mat_3.1, whole genome shotgun sequence, a single genomic window includes:
- the LOC102927905 gene encoding zinc finger protein 39-like has product MSTVVGLVSFEDVSVDFTWEEWQDLDDAQRKLYRDVMLETYSSLLSLNQCDAKPELILKLEQGAGPWKEEDAPNQRLPAMENVKSLNKTSWDNQKRHLNHLVITDNSSAEKRIKFGKRFNMSSNHVLHLAIKNRNSSKMRSEMLDIWENVYLPGEPSDMQPIQELDHLTAAKMSCRPPEPLRLDHSVESGQRHFLYSQHDGAFNGNTVWTPKVFPLGDNPSKLKEYGKAFGKLGPSAQEGPHIREDTFDCNLCKKSFSDKCNHTQHFKTCIKNKYDKCTDCEPTFNTKPGLINLQSTLNSWEKPCGCKDDEKCVCQVPKQRVNQSVFSSKESNCVKKLCPKLNFSVHQRPHTGKKPHECNTSAKISNQPRRRHRCGRTYQCKVCGKAFRHTQNLYLHYRTHTGEKPYECKECKKLFSVKSNLSVHQKTHTGEKPYECNICGNAFKRRCDLTIHQRVHTGEKPYECKECRKTFSIKSGLIVHQRIHTGEKPYECNVCGKRFNQKSNLSTHEKIHTGEKPFECKECRKSFSVKSYLTIHQKTHLSEKPHA; this is encoded by the exons ATGAGCACGGTTGTG GGGTTGGTGTCATTTGAGGATGTCTCTGTGGACTTCACCTGGGAGGAGTGGCAGGACCTGGATGATGCTCAGAGGAAGCTCTACAGGGACGTGATGCTGGAGACCTACAGCAGCCTGCTGTCCTTGA ATCAGTGTGATGCCAAACCTGAGTTGATCCTGAAGTTGGAGCAGGGAGCTGGGCCATGGAAGGAAGAAGATGCCCCAAACCAAAGGCTCCCAG cTATGGAGAATGTGAAGAGCCTGAACAAGACCAGTTGGGACAATCAAAAGAGACATTTAAACCACCTGGTAATCACTGACAACTCTTCAGCTGAGAAGAGGATCAAATTTGGGAAAAGATTTAATATGAGTTCCAACCATGTTTTACACCTGGCTATTAAGAATAGGAACTCTTCTAAAATGAGATCTGAGATGCTTGATATATGGGAAAATGTGTATCTCCCCGGTGAACCCAGTGACATGCAGCCTATACAGGAACTTGATCACCTTACTGCAGCCAAGATGTCATGCAGACCTCCTGAGCCTCTTCGTCTGGATCACAGTGTTGAAAGTGGGCAACGGCACTTTCTGTATAGTCAACACGATGGAGCCTTCAATGGGAACACTGTGTGGACACCTAAGGTATTTCCTTTGGGAGATAATCCAAGTAAGTTAAAGGAATACGGGAAAGCCTTTGGTAAGTTAGGTCCTAGTGCCCAAGAGGGGCCTCACATAAGGGAAGACACTTTTGATTGTAACTTGTGTAAGAAATCATTCTCTGACAAGTGTAACCATACTCAGCATTTTAAAACATGcataaaaaacaaatatgatAAATGTACTGATTGTGAACCCACATTCAATACAAAACCAGGCCTTATAAACCTTCAGAGCACTCTGAATTCATGGGAAAAGCCCTGTGGATGTAAGGACGATGAGAAATGCGTGTGTCAGGTGCCAAAACAGAGGGTTAATCAGAGTGTCTTCTCAAGTAAGGAGAGTAATTGTGTGAAAAAATTATGCCCAAAGTTAAATTTCAGTGTGCACCAGAGACCTCACACAGGTAAAAAACCCCATGAATGCAATACATCTGCAAAAATAAGCAACCAACCTCGTAGGCGTCACAGATGTGGGAGAACCTATCAATGTAAAgtatgtgggaaagcctttaggCACACACAAAATCTCTACTTACACTACAGAACTCACACTGGTGAGAAGCCATATGAGTGTAAAGAATGTAAGAAACTATTCAGTGTAAAGTCAAATCTCAGTGTACATCAGAAAACTCACACAGGCGAAAAACCCTATGAGTGTAACATATGTGGGAATGCCTTTAAAAGGAGGTGTGACCTAACTATACATCAGAGAGTTCACACAGGTGAGAAGCCCTACGAATGTAAAGAGTGCAGGAAAACTTTCAGTATCAAGTCAGGGCTCATCGTGCATCAGAGAATTCACACAGGCGAGAAACCATATGAGTGTAATGTATGCGGAAAACGTTTTAACCAGAAGTCAAATCTCTCTACACATGAGAAGATTCACACAGGTGAGAAACCCTTTGAATGTAAAGAATGTAGGAAATCATTTAGTGTCAAGTCATATCTCACTATACATCAAAAAACTCACTTGAGTGAGAAACCTCATGCATGA